A window of the Halichoerus grypus chromosome 2, mHalGry1.hap1.1, whole genome shotgun sequence genome harbors these coding sequences:
- the KRT16 gene encoding keratin, type I cytoskeletal 16 codes for MTTCSRQFTSSSSMKGSCGIGGGSSRMSSVLAGGSCRAPSAYRGLSVSTSRYSSGGACGLGGGYGGGFSSSSSFGGGLGSCFGGGYGGGLGAGFGGGFGGGFGGGDGSLLSGNEKFTMQNLNDRLASYLDKVRALEEANTDLEVKIRDWYQRQQPSETKDYSPYFKTIEELRSKIIAATIENAQPILQIDNARLAADDFRTKYEHELTLRQSVEADINGLRRVLDELTLARTDLEMQIEGLKEELAYLKKNHEEEMLALRGQTGGDVSVEMDAAPGVDLSRILNEMRDQYEQMAEKNRRDAEAWFLSKTEELNKEVASNSELVQSGRREVTELRRVLQGLEIDLQSQLSMKASLESSLEETKGRYCMQLAQIQDLIGNVEEQLSQLRCEMEQQNHEYNILLDVKTRLEQEIATYRRLLEGEDAHLSSQQASSHSYSSHNVFSSSSSSGHQTRPILKEQGLSSFNQGQSSKH; via the exons ATGACCACCTGCAGCCGCCAGTTCACCTCCTCCAGCTCCATGAAGGGCTCCTGTGGCATCGGCGGTGGCTCCAGCCGCATGTCCTCTGTCCTGGCCGGAGGCTCCTGCCGGGCCCCCAGCGCCTACAGGGGCCTGTCGGTCTCCACCTCCCGCTACTCCTCCGGGGGGGCCTGCGGCCTGGGGGGCGGCTACGGCGGCGgcttcagcagcagcagcagcttcgGGGGGGGCCTGGGTAGCTGCTTTGGTGGAGGATACGGTGGTGGCCTTGGTGCTGGCTTCGGCGGGGGCTTCGGCGGGGGCTTCGGCGGTGGCGATGGCAGCCTCCTCTCCGGCAACGAGAAGTTCACCATGCAGAACCTCAACGACCGCCTGGCCTCCTACCTGGACAAGGTGCGCGCCCTGGAGGAGGCCAACACCGACCTGGAGGTGAAGATCCGCGACTGGTACCAGAGGCAGCAGCCCAGTGAGACCAAGGACTACAGCCCCTACTTCAAGACCATCGAGGAGCTGCGGAGCAAG ATCATCGCTGCCACCATCGAGAACGCTCAGCCCATCCTGCAGATCGACAATGCCAGGCTGGCAGCTGATGACTTCAGGACCAA GTATGAGCATGAGCTGACCCTGCGCCAGAGCGTGGAGGCCGACATCAACGGCCTGCGCCGGGTGCTGGATGAGCTGACCCTGGCCAGGACCGACCTGGAGATGCAGATTGAGGGCCTGAAGGAGGAGCTGGCCTACCTGAAGAAGAACCACGAGGAG GAGATGCTTGCCCTGCGGGGTCAGACTGGCGGGGACGTCAGTGTGGAGATGGACGCTGCCCCTGGCGTGGACCTGAGCCGCATCCTGAACGAGATGCGCGACCAGTACGAGCAGATGGCGGAGAAGAACCGCAGAGACGCGGAGGCCTGGTTCCTGAGCAAG ACCGAGGAACTGAACAAAGAAGTGGCCTCTAACAGCGAGCTGGTGCAGAGCGGCCGCCGTGAGGTGACCGAGCTCCGGAGGGTGCTCCAGGGCCTGGAGATTGACCTGCAGTCCCAGCTCAGCATG AAAGCATCCCTGGAGAGCAGCCTGGAGGAGACCAAAGGCCGCTACTGCATGCAGCTGGCCCAGATCCAGGACCTGATTGGCAACGTGGAGGAGCAGCTGTCCCAGCTGCGCTGCGAGATGGAGCAGCAGAACCACGAATACAATATCCTGCTGGACGTGAAGACACGGCTGGAGCAGGAGATCGCCACCTACCGCCGCCTGCTGGAGGGCGAGGATGCCCA CCTTTCCTCCC